Below is a genomic region from Rubrobacter aplysinae.
CCGTCCTTCTCTATCTCCTCGAAGAGGGCGTCGAAGACCTCGTCGGGCTTTACCTTGCGGAGTTCCTGGCCCTTGGTGAATATGAGGCCGTAGTCTTTGCCGCCAGCTAGGCGGGGCTCAAGAACGAATCCGCGCCGGTCACCTTCTCCGGCACGTTAAGGGTGCCGTGCCTCTTCATCCACTCATCGAAGGCCGCGAGCGCGACGAACTCCAGACCTAGGGGATGATCCTCCGCGTCCAGGTCGGCGTAGACGCCTTCTTCCAACTCTATAGTTCGGCTCACCCGGCCATCATCGAGCCTTATATACAGTGCATCGGCCTCGTTATCGAACTCGAACCTCACGAGCCTGACCTTCCTCCAAGTCTATTGCACTAACAATTCTAGCATCGGTTTCAGTCTCAAGGGTGTCTACGAAGACTATACGTAGGAGCCTTCCACCTTCAAACACGTCCTCTGAGACTCGTTTGCCGTAACTCGGGTAGGTGAGATCGGGGTTATTCAGCACACGTAGAACGTCCGATTCCTGAACACCCCGCTCCTCCATCCGTATCAGCGCATGGCGAGTGTAGCTCAGCCGCTCATACGCCACGGCTAAGGGGCCTCTGGCTTACTTCCAGCCGTCCTTCTCTATCTCCTCGAAGAGGGCGTCGAAGACCTCATCGCGCTTTACCTTGCGCAGTTCCTGGCCCTTGGTGAATATGAGGCCGTCGTCCTTGCCGCCGGCAACGCCGTAGTCCGCGTCCCGGGCCTCGCCGGGACCGTTCACGATGCAGCCCATCACGGCGACGGTGAAGTGATCCTCGTAGTGCTTGAGCTTCTCCTCGACCTGCGCTGCGACGCCTATTACGTCGAAGCCCAAGGTGCGGGCGCAGGAGGGGCAAGCTATGACGTTCGGGCCCCGGTGCCGGAGGTCGAGCGCGCCCAGAATCTGGTACGCGACCGGTATCTCCTCGACCGGGTCCTCGGCGAGCGAGATGCGGATGGTATCCCCGATACCGTAGGGCAGGAGCTGACCCAGGGCCGCCGAGCTCTTTATAGCGCCGGGCAGCTTGGTGCCGGCCTCCGTGACGCCGAGGTGGAGCGGGGCGTCCGAGTGCTCGCGGAAGCGGCGGTTGGCCTCGACCATCTCCGGGACGTGGCTGGCCTTCAGCGAAACCTTGAATTCGTAGAAGCCCATCTCCTCGGCGATCTCGACCTTGTGGAGCGCGCTGGTTACCAGCGCCTCCTCCTTGGGTAGATCCCAGTACCGCTTCTCGACCGAGCCGGAGTTGACCCCGATGCGCATCGCCGTACCGGTCTCCTGACACTTCTCTATGACCTGGCGGTAGCGGTCGTCCTTGCCGATGTTACCGGGGTTTATGCGCACGCAGGCCGCGCCCGCGTCGGCCGCGCCGAGGGCCATCCGGTAGTCGAAGTGGATGTCGGCTATCAGGGGGACCGGGGAGCGGTGTACGATCTCCCGGAAGCCTTCGAGCGCCTTGGAACCGTTTACCGAGACGCGCACAAGCTCGGCCCCGGCGGAGTTCATGTCGTAGATCTGCTGCACCGTGGCCTCTACGTCGTTGGTCATGGTGTTTGTCATGGTCTGCACCGCGACCTGCGCGCCACCCCCGATGGGCACTCCGCCGACCGAGATCTGACGGCTCGTTACCGGCCTCTCGCGTACCGCTGTCTCAGACATCTCTCTCCTCGAATGCGCTTATCAGGGGGTTTCTACTGCGGAATGAACGGCTGTCCCGTAATAATTTTACTAATATCCGCGTAGGTTGCGAACAAGAACAACGTCACGAACAGCATCAGCCCGACCGTGGCGACCTTGTTCATCGTCTCCTCGGTTATGGGCTTGCCTCTGAGCTTCTCCGCGGCTATGAACAGCAGATGCCCGCCGTCGAGCGGCAGTACGGGTAGCAGGTTCATTATTCCCAGAACGATGCTGATTATCCCGAGGAACGTTAGCGCGTTGAGGGTTCCGATGGAGATCACCTCGCTGCCGACCGCCGTAATCCCCACGGGGCCGTTGATGTTATTGAAGAAGTCGAGCTGGCCCGTGGCAAGCTGATACAGCCCGTTGAGGTAGGTGACTATGAAGTCGCCGGTCATCTGGGTGCCCTGCCAGAGTGCGACAAACGGGGAATGACTGACCTCGGTGGCGGTGGGCCTTATGCCGACTAGCGCCTCGTCCGAGGCCTTGGAGACGGCTCCGAGCTCTCCGGTAACGGTGTTACGCTCGCCGGCGCGCACGTATGTCAGGGAAACCTCTTCGCCGGCGCTCCGGGAGCTCAGGGCCTCGTTGAACCCCTCCCAGTTCTGGAAGCTCTGGCCGTCAAGAGCAACGACGCGGTCCTGTTTCTCCAGCCCGACCTCTTCGGCCATCGTGCCCGCCTGTACCTGGCTTACTTCTGGCTCGATCTGCGTGGGCACGCCCTGAATGGCCTGCAGGCCCGAGAAAAGTAACAACGCGAAAAGCAGGTTCACGCCGGGCCCGGCGAAGATGATCAAGGCTCGCTTCCACCCGGCCTTCGCATAGTAGGTGTCCGGGGCAGGCTCCGCGTCCCCCCCGTCCCTCTCCGGTTCCGGCGGCACGAAGTCTTCCTCACCCTCCAGCCACGTCATGCTCCCGGAGTGGGCCTCCTGGGAGCCGGCCTTCCGGGAACGGGCCTCCTCGAAACGCGAGTCCCGACGGTCACTCGGAACCTCGCTATCTCCCATCCCGGCTATCTTGGCAAAGCCTCCCAGGAGTATTAGGCGAAAAGAGTAGGTGGTCTTGCCGAGCTTTTTCTGCACCAGCGGGGGGCCGAAGCCGATTGCGAACTCCGGGACGCGGACGCCGAAGGCTTTGGCGACGAGCATGTGGCCCATCTCGTGGATGAAGATCAAGAATATAAGGCCCAGAATGGCTACGACTATGGTCATCGGCGCGCCTCTCCGCGGCTCTCGCGCAGCGGGGTGCTTTCGAGCGCGGCCTCGCGGGCGCGGCGGTCTATCTCGTTTACCGCCTGCAGGCTCTTCAGGTTGTCCGCGCTACCAAAGTTCGGCACCCGCTCAAGTACCTCCTCGATCACGTCCGCTATCTCGGGGAATTCTAACGCGCCGTCCAGGAACCTCTCCACGGCGACCTCGTTGGCGGCGTTCAGGGCGACCGGGTAGGCTCCGCCGGCCTTTCCGGCCTCGACCGCGAGCGGCAGGCACCGGAACACGTCGCTGCGGGGCTCGGCGAAGGTCCAGGTCGCCTCGAAAGAGACCGGCTCCGCGCCAACGTCCGCCCGCTCCGGGTAGAGCATGCCGTAGGAGATCGGGAGCCTCATATCCGGCTGGGCGGCGTGGAGAACCGCCGAGCCGTCCTCGAATACGACGCCGCCATGGACCACGGACTGCCGGTGTACGACGACCTTCACCCTATCGTACGGCACGCCGAAGAGGTGATGGGCCTCCATTACCTCCAGGCCCTTGTTCATCATCGTCGCCGAGTCTATGGTCACCTTGCGGCCCATCTCCCAGGTCGGGTGCTTGAGGGCATCTTCCGGCCCCGCGTGGTTCAGCCTCTCCTGGGGCGTCTCGAAGAACGGGCCGCCGGAGGCGGTCAGCAGGATCTGGCTCACCTCCCTCTCGTGCGTCCCGTGCAGGCACTGAAAGATGGCGGAGTGCTCGGAGTCCACGGGGATCAGACGGCTCTCAGGGCTCCCGGCGGGGCCTCCCGCGAGCTCCATGACCCACTCCCCGGCGGCGACGAGCGACTCCTTGTTGGCAAGCGCCACCGTATTCCCGCTCTCAAGGGCTTCCACGGTGGCGGCGAGCCCGGCGAAGCCGACGATGCCGTTCAGGACCACGTCCACGTCCAGGCTGGCGAGGCGCACCGCGGAGCCGGGTCCGAGGGCGGCGCGGTAGCTCATGGCATCGAGGTCCGAAGGCGAGCCCTTTTCGAGCGCGACGTACTGCGGGGAGAACTCCTCGGCCTGGGAGCGCAACAGCTCTGCGTTGGAGTGTGCGGCGAGCGCGACCACCTCGAAAAGGTCAGGGTGGGTCCGGATCACATCCAGCGCCTGCCGGCCTATGGAACCAGTCGAGCCGAGTATGGCGACGCGGCGCTTCAGCTTGCCACCGGATCTGTCTCGTGTAGGTAGGGAAGATAGCTCATACAAGCAGGAAGATGTAGTATACCGCGGGCGCGGTAAAGAGCAGGCTATCTATCCGGTCCAGCATGCCGCCGTGCCCGGGCAGGGTGTTTCCGAGATCCTTTATCTCCATCATGCGTTTCAACAAGGACTCGAACAGGTCTCCGCTCTGGGAAAACACCGAGACCAGGGCCCCGGCGAGGACCGCCTGTAGCGGCGACAGCCCCAGCGCGTAGTAGCCGACGACCCCGACGGCCCCCATCGTGAGCACCAGACCTCCGAGGCCTCCCTCGATGGTCTTTTTGGGGCTGAGACTCGGGAACATGGCGTGGCGTCCGAACAGACGCCCGGCGAAGTAGGCGCCGGAGTCCGAGACCCAGGGGCCGACGACGGCGATCAGGATCAGGATCACCCCATCCTCGGCGCGGACGATGAGCGCGGCCATCGCCATCGGGGCCCCGACCCACAAAGCCATCAACATTAAAGCCAGCAGGGCGCGCAGCGTGCGGGCCTCTGGACGCCCGGCAAGACAGAGAAGCGTCCAGGGCAGGACGAGCACCACCCCGCCGAGCACACCGCCGGCCCCGAAGGGCACGGTGAGCGCCACCGGAAAGATCCCGGCGCCCAGCGCCGCGGTAAACGGCAGGGGGTTGAGGGCCTGCGAAAGCTCGTAAGCGGCGAGCGCCACGACCACCAGCACTAGCGCGAGCACCGTCCACCGTCCGAGCAGCAGGGCCCCGAGTACCACCGGAGCGAGGATAAGAGCGGTGGCTATTCGCCACCTCAGCACCTCTGAAACCTCTCAAACTTCTCAAAACCCTCAAGAACTTCAAGCACCCCACTCCACCCGCGCTAGACCCCTCCCCGGCGCCGGGACCGGGAGGCGTAGGACTCGATGGCCGTGAGGAACTCCTCGGCTGAGAAGTCCGGCCACAGGGTCTCGGTTATGTAGAACTCGGCGTAGGCTATCTGCCACAGGAGGAAGTTTGAGACCCGGAGCTCACCGCTGGTGCGGATCACGAGGTCCATCTCGGACGCCTCGGGGGCGTACAGGTAGCTCGCGAAGGTCTCCTCGTCCACCTCCGAAGGGTCTATGCCGGCGGACATCATGCGCCGCGTGGCGTCCACGAGCTCCGAGCGCCCGCCGTAGTTGAGCGCGATGTAGACGTCGAGGTCCTGGTTTGCGGCGGTCATCTCCTCGGCCTCGCGGGCGGAGGTGCGGATCCTCTCCGGGAGCCGGTCGGTCCGCCCGACGAACCTCAGGCGCGCGCCGCGCTCGTGCAGCTCGGGGACCTTGGTCTTCGCCTTCTCTATAAACAGGCTCATCAGCCCGGAGACCTCGTCCTCGGGACGGGTCCAGTTTTCGGTCGAGAACGCGTACAGGGTCAGGGAGCGCACCCCGGCCCGCCCGGCGGCCTCCAGCACCGGGGTCAAGACCTCCACCCCGGCCCGGTGCCCCGCAGAGCGCGGCAGCCAGCGCTTTCTCGCCCAGCGGCCGTTGCCGTCCATTATGAGGGCGACGTGCCGGGGCACGTTTGCGCGCTCGATGCGACTCAGCACCCTCTCTGCGGGCTCCGGGAGCTCTGGACGATTCTTGCGGGTGGACTCCACCCTACACCTCCGAGAGCTCTGACTCTTTGTCGGAGAGAGCCTCGTCTATGCGGGAGACGTACTTGTTGGTGAGCCTCTGCAACTCCTCCCCGGCGCGACGCTCCTCGTCCTCGGAGATGTCGCCCTCCCGGGAAAGCTCGGAGATGTCCTTGAGCTCATCACGGCGGACGTTACGCACCGACACCCGCGTGTCCTCGGCCATGCCGCGGGCGCGTTTGATCATGTCCTTGCGCCGCTCCTCGGTGAGCTCCGGGATCGGGAGGCGGATGATCTTGCCGTCATTCTGCGGGTTCAGACCGAGATCCGCGTTCTCGATGGCCCGCTCTATGTCCTTGGAGGTGGAGGGGTCGAACGGGGTAACGGTCAGCAGCCGCGCCTCGGGGACGCTGATGTTGGCGACGGTGTTCAGGGGCATGCGGGAGCCGTAAGCCTCCACCTCCACCCGGTCGAGTATGGAAGAGTTCGCCCTGCCGGTGCGGATGCTGGCGAAATCCCGCCGCAAGGACTCCATCGCCCCCTGCATCCGGCGCTCGGCGGCCGTAAGGTCAACGTTCTCCGACATATCAACCTCTCCTGTTCAGACTGGGCCCGTCTATCGCGCCTATCCGCACCTAGCCGTCGCTCACGTCTTTAGCGTCCTTGGTGTCTCCTGGGCTCCAGACCAGAGATCCCACCTGCTCACCTTCGAGTATCCGGCGTAGATTGCCCTGCTTCAGTATATCGAAAACGACTATCGGGAGCCGCTCCCCGGAGAGCAGCGTGGCGGCCGTGTGATCCATGACGGCGAGGTTCTTCGAGAGCAGATCCATATACGATAGCCGGGCGATGTGCGTCGCGTCATCGTGGATTCGGGGGTCGCGGTCGTAGACGCCGTCCACCCGGTTCTTGGCCATGAGCATCGCATCGGCCCCGATCTCCAGAGCCCTAAGAGCCGCCCCCGTGTCGGTGGTAAAGAAAGGGTTTCCGGTGCCGGAGGCGAAGATCACGACCCGCCCCTTCTCCAGGTGCCGTATGGCCCGGCGGCGAATGTAGGTCTCGGCGACCTCCTGGATCTGGATCGCAGACTGCACCCGCGTGTCCACGTTCCGGCCTTCGAGCGCGGCCTGCAGGGCGAGCGCGTTTATCACCGTCCCGAGCATCGCCATGTAGTCGGCGGTTGCGTCCTCGATGCCGAGGCTCGACGCGACCTGAGAGCCCCGGAATATGTTTCCGCCGCCGACGACCACGGCAAGCTCCGCGCCGGCCTCCACGCCCTCCATGATCTGGACCGCCGTGGAGTCCAGGGAGCCGGGGTCTATGCCGTAGCCCTCCGGCGGCGCCAGGCTCTCGCCCGAGATCTTCAGCACCACCCGACGCATCGCACCGGGCGAGCCTCCGCCCTCCACCTCGTCTCCCCGCAGAGTCTCCCCGCTCAACTCCCGTCGTCCCCGCTCTCGCTGCTCTCGCTGCTCGCGATACTTTTACTACAGCTCGTAGCGGACGAAGCGGCGGATAACGACGTTCTCGCCCACGGCGGCGATGGTCTCCTGCAGAAGCTCGCCGACCGTATTGTCCTCGTCCTTGACGTACGGCTGGGTCAGAAGGGCGCGCTCGGCGATCCACTTGTCCATCCGCCCGTCAACGATCTTCTGGGTCACGTTCTCGGGCTTGCCCATCTCGGCGGCCTGCTTCTCGACCGCCGAACGCTCTTCGGAGAGCTGATCCTCCGGTATATCCTCCGGCGCGACGCAGAGGGGGTTCATGGAGGCGATGTGCAG
It encodes:
- a CDS encoding M50 family metallopeptidase — encoded protein: MTIVVAILGLIFLIFIHEMGHMLVAKAFGVRVPEFAIGFGPPLVQKKLGKTTYSFRLILLGGFAKIAGMGDSEVPSDRRDSRFEEARSRKAGSQEAHSGSMTWLEGEEDFVPPEPERDGGDAEPAPDTYYAKAGWKRALIIFAGPGVNLLFALLLFSGLQAIQGVPTQIEPEVSQVQAGTMAEEVGLEKQDRVVALDGQSFQNWEGFNEALSSRSAGEEVSLTYVRAGERNTVTGELGAVSKASDEALVGIRPTATEVSHSPFVALWQGTQMTGDFIVTYLNGLYQLATGQLDFFNNINGPVGITAVGSEVISIGTLNALTFLGIISIVLGIMNLLPVLPLDGGHLLFIAAEKLRGKPITEETMNKVATVGLMLFVTLFLFATYADISKIITGQPFIPQ
- the ispG gene encoding flavodoxin-dependent (E)-4-hydroxy-3-methylbut-2-enyl-diphosphate synthase, with amino-acid sequence MSETAVRERPVTSRQISVGGVPIGGGAQVAVQTMTNTMTNDVEATVQQIYDMNSAGAELVRVSVNGSKALEGFREIVHRSPVPLIADIHFDYRMALGAADAGAACVRINPGNIGKDDRYRQVIEKCQETGTAMRIGVNSGSVEKRYWDLPKEEALVTSALHKVEIAEEMGFYEFKVSLKASHVPEMVEANRRFREHSDAPLHLGVTEAGTKLPGAIKSSAALGQLLPYGIGDTIRISLAEDPVEEIPVAYQILGALDLRHRGPNVIACPSCARTLGFDVIGVAAQVEEKLKHYEDHFTVAVMGCIVNGPGEARDADYGVAGGKDDGLIFTKGQELRKVKRDEVFDALFEEIEKDGWK
- a CDS encoding translation elongation factor Ts; amino-acid sequence: MASTMEKIKQLREETSAGMMDVKNALEESDGDLDGARKSLKEKGKATAAKKSSREVHEGLIESYIHFNGKVGVLVEVDCETDFVARTEQFRGFVKNVALHIASMNPLCVAPEDIPEDQLSEERSAVEKQAAEMGKPENVTQKIVDGRMDKWIAERALLTQPYVKDEDNTVGELLQETIAAVGENVVIRRFVRYEL
- the frr gene encoding ribosome recycling factor; translated protein: MSENVDLTAAERRMQGAMESLRRDFASIRTGRANSSILDRVEVEAYGSRMPLNTVANISVPEARLLTVTPFDPSTSKDIERAIENADLGLNPQNDGKIIRLPIPELTEERRKDMIKRARGMAEDTRVSVRNVRRDELKDISELSREGDISEDEERRAGEELQRLTNKYVSRIDEALSDKESELSEV
- a CDS encoding DUF4258 domain-containing protein gives rise to the protein MAYERLSYTRHALIRMEERGVQESDVLRVLNNPDLTYPSYGKRVSEDVFEGGRLLRIVFVDTLETETDARIVSAIDLEEGQAREVRVR
- the uppS gene encoding polyprenyl diphosphate synthase, with the protein product MESTRKNRPELPEPAERVLSRIERANVPRHVALIMDGNGRWARKRWLPRSAGHRAGVEVLTPVLEAAGRAGVRSLTLYAFSTENWTRPEDEVSGLMSLFIEKAKTKVPELHERGARLRFVGRTDRLPERIRTSAREAEEMTAANQDLDVYIALNYGGRSELVDATRRMMSAGIDPSEVDEETFASYLYAPEASEMDLVIRTSGELRVSNFLLWQIAYAEFYITETLWPDFSAEEFLTAIESYASRSRRRGGV
- the dxr gene encoding 1-deoxy-D-xylulose-5-phosphate reductoisomerase — its product is MYELSSLPTRDRSGGKLKRRVAILGSTGSIGRQALDVIRTHPDLFEVVALAAHSNAELLRSQAEEFSPQYVALEKGSPSDLDAMSYRAALGPGSAVRLASLDVDVVLNGIVGFAGLAATVEALESGNTVALANKESLVAAGEWVMELAGGPAGSPESRLIPVDSEHSAIFQCLHGTHEREVSQILLTASGGPFFETPQERLNHAGPEDALKHPTWEMGRKVTIDSATMMNKGLEVMEAHHLFGVPYDRVKVVVHRQSVVHGGVVFEDGSAVLHAAQPDMRLPISYGMLYPERADVGAEPVSFEATWTFAEPRSDVFRCLPLAVEAGKAGGAYPVALNAANEVAVERFLDGALEFPEIADVIEEVLERVPNFGSADNLKSLQAVNEIDRRAREAALESTPLRESRGEARR
- a CDS encoding phosphatidate cytidylyltransferase; the protein is MLRWRIATALILAPVVLGALLLGRWTVLALVLVVVALAAYELSQALNPLPFTAALGAGIFPVALTVPFGAGGVLGGVVLVLPWTLLCLAGRPEARTLRALLALMLMALWVGAPMAMAALIVRAEDGVILILIAVVGPWVSDSGAYFAGRLFGRHAMFPSLSPKKTIEGGLGGLVLTMGAVGVVGYYALGLSPLQAVLAGALVSVFSQSGDLFESLLKRMMEIKDLGNTLPGHGGMLDRIDSLLFTAPAVYYIFLLV
- a CDS encoding DUF2283 domain-containing protein; this translates as MRFEFDNEADALYIRLDDGRVSRTIELEEGVYADLDAEDHPLGLEFVALAAFDEWMKRHGTLNVPEKVTGADSFLSPA
- the pyrH gene encoding UMP kinase codes for the protein MRRVVLKISGESLAPPEGYGIDPGSLDSTAVQIMEGVEAGAELAVVVGGGNIFRGSQVASSLGIEDATADYMAMLGTVINALALQAALEGRNVDTRVQSAIQIQEVAETYIRRRAIRHLEKGRVVIFASGTGNPFFTTDTGAALRALEIGADAMLMAKNRVDGVYDRDPRIHDDATHIARLSYMDLLSKNLAVMDHTAATLLSGERLPIVVFDILKQGNLRRILEGEQVGSLVWSPGDTKDAKDVSDG